A stretch of DNA from Bacteroidales bacterium WCE2008:
GGCCAGGATCAGGGAGGATGTAATCGGAGTCATAGCGTTGGAATCTCCTTTCATGTACGACATTAAAGGCATCGAGAACGAAAAGTTCATTTTTGATGACAGCGACTATAACGTCCCGGTAATGAGCATCTATTCCGATGCCGCCTATCCTTATCTAAGGGAATGGGATCAATACAGAAACAACGCCAAATTTCTGGACAGCGCCAATCCTCTTTACACAAACATCCATTACGAAGGCATCGGGCACATGGGCTTATGCGAGCTTTCGCATGTCTCCCCTGTCTTGACAGCAATCTTTGACAACGGCTTCCAGAAAACAAAAGCCGCCGACCAGCTCAAAAAACTCAACGAAGACTGCCTCGCCTGGATCCGGAGCCTGCACGATAAATAGCGCGATTGTTTACCTTCACGTTTTTGCCTCCGGAACTTTTTCCCGAAAACGCGCCCGGTCTGCTTGAAAATTGCAGACCACCAGCACCGCAGCCGGAATATACGACCTCCGGTTGCTACAGATCGGGCGCTGCGGCGGGTGTCCTCTGGTCTCGGCGAGCGTGGCCACCCTCGGCCACGTCAGAGGGAGGGGCCCGATGGATACGAGTTCTGCGGAGCAGGACGAAGTAGACATTGGGAGGGATGGAGCCGACACAGTCGGCGGAACAGAGCCGAGACCACGAGGATTCCCTCCGCTGACGACAGCGGAGGAGACGAAAAAAGGCTGACCGCGGGGTCAGCCTTTAAGATATGAACCGGTAAAGAATTACCAGTTAAGGATCTTCTTGAAATCGTAATCCTCAGGATTCTTGACATAAGCCTTAGCAGCCTCATAATCAGCAGCGCTGACATAGTGGCAGATATGGCTGTAATAGTTCTGGGAAGTACCGCCCTCGATATTGACACGGCGCGGCGGAATCTTACCCTCAGCATTCTGGAGATCCTTGAGGTAAAGAGGATGAGAATTGCCATCCTGGTCAACGTAAACCATGCATCCGGTCTCGCCGTTCTTGAAGAGCTCATATGCGCCCATGGCAAGCTCAGAGCAGTATGTAAGGTCGAAAGCGATAGGATCCTGGCAACGTACATCATAACCGATCTCCACAGGACGAGTCTTAACCTTCAGACCAATCTTCTTGAACTCCTTCTCGAGGATATCGTTGAAGAGAACAGCCTTGGAAATCTTGCCGAGCTCAGGGTGACCATGCTCATCGTAAGTAAGGTTGACACCAGCATTCTTGATCTCCTCAGGATCGAGATCGTGGAACACACCCTCAGCGACAACCACGGTACCATAGTGGATACCGAGGATAGACCTCTTGATGATGGTAGAGAGAGCAAGACGGACGATCTTGTCAAGAGTGATGGCAGTCTTGTTGAACATCTCAGGGATGATGGTCATCGGGCAGTGTGTAGCCTCACCGATACCGAGGGCGAGGTGACCTGCAGAACGGCCCATGGCGCTGATGATAAGCCAGTTACCTGAAGTACGTGCATCCTCATATACGGTACGAGCAAGATGAGCGCCCTCATCCTTAGCCGAATTGAAACCGAAAGTCGGAGCATTGTTCGGAAGAGGAAGGTCGTTGTCAATTGTCTTAGGCACGTGGATATTGCGGATAGGATAATTCTTAGCCTCGAGGAATTTGGCGATACGGTTGGCTGTAGAAGCTGTATCGTCGCCACCGACAGTAATGAGGAGCTTGATGTTGTTCTCCTGGAAAAGAGAAAGGTTGAAGTTCTCCTGGAAATCATTGTCAGTCGGTTTGAAACGGCTCATCTGGAGATATGATCCTCCTCTGTTGAAGTAGGCGTCAGCCTTGAAGAAATCGATGTCCTCAGTCCTCGGGTTCTTGCTGAAAAGACCGGAATAACCGCCGTGAAGGCCGATTACACGATAACCGTTGGAAAGGAAAGTCTTAGCTACGCTGAATACGACTGTATTCATACCCGGAGCCGGGCCGCCACCACAGAGAATGATGATTGAATCTTTCATAATGATACTAAATTATAAATCTGATATTAATTGTCCATACAGGTTTTGGACTGCAAATTTAATTGTTTTTCGACAATTATTATGCGTTTTTTTGCTAATTTTGTGGATTAATGCATATATAGGGCAATGAACAGAGAACAGGCACAGAAAAGGATAGCGGAACTCAAGGTCATTCTTGAGGAAAACAGCCGTAAATACTACGTAGAGAATGCCCCGACGATGAGCGACTACGAGTATGACCAGCTGATGCATGAGCTCGAATCCCTCGAAGACGAGTACCCTGAGTTCATTACCGCAGACTCCCCTGCAAGACGCGTCGGAAGCGACCTTGTAAAGGAATTCAAGCAGTATCCGCACAAGTATCCGATGCTCTCTCTGGGCAACACCTACAGCATCTCCGAAATAGAGGAATTCGCGGAAAGGGCGACCAAATCCCTTGACACCAAATTCACCTACTCCTGCGAGCTGAAATTCGACGGAACCGCGATATGCCTTACCTATCGCGACGGTAAGCTATTCAGAGCTCTCACCAGAGGCGACGGAATCGTCGGAGACGACGTGACCGCAAATGTCCGCAAGATATCCAATATCCCGCAGAAGCTAAGCGGCACCGGATGGCCGGAAGAATTCGAGATAAGAGGCGAAATACTCATGCCATTCGCATCCTTCGACGCACTCAACGAACAGCGCCTCCGCGACGAGGACCAGCCGTTCGCCAACCCGAGAAACGCCGCCAGCGGCTCCCTGAAGCTGCTCGATCCGGAAGAAGTCGGCCGCAGAGGACTCTGGTGCACATTGTACCATATCCCGAGCCAGAGCGCGACTTTCGAGACTCATGACGCCGCCCTAAATGCTGCGGCCTCATGGGGCCTGCCGGTTTCGGACAAGCGCAGGATATGCAAGGACATCAACGAAATCGAAGAATACATAAACTATTGGGACACGGCCAGGAAATCCCTCCCATACGCCACCGACGGAATAGTCATCAAGATCAACGAGATGGCCTGCCAGAGACTGCTGGGCTTCACGGCCAAGTTCCCTCGCTGGGCAGTAGCCTACAAGTTCAAGGCCGAGGAAGCGGTCACCAAGCTGCTGTCGATCGACTATCAGGTCGGAAGGACGGGCGCCGTGACCCCTGTAGCCAATCTCGACCCAGTGCTGCTGTCCGGGACCATGGTCAAGAGAGCGACTCTCAACAACGCCGACCAGATGGCCCTTATGGACATCCGCGTCGGGGATTATGTCCATGTAGAGAAAGGCGGAGAAATCATCCCGAAGATCACCGGAGTCGAAGAGTCCATGCGTGAGGCCGGGACCGTCGCCCCGGTCTTCCCTACCGAATGTCCCGACTGCCATACCAAGCTCGTGAGACCGGAAGGCGAAGCCAGGTGGTTCTGCCCTAACGTCGACGGCTGCCCTACCCAGATCAAAGGCAGGCTGGTGCATTTCCTCGGCAGGAAAGCCATGAACGTCATCGCAGGAGACGCAACCATCGACCAGATGTTCAATCTCGGGCTGGTGCGCACTCCGGCGGATCTCTATGATCTCAGGAAAGCGGACCTGCTGACTCTCGACGGCTGGAAGGACAAATCCGCGACAAGATTCCTCGCCAGCCTGAGGGAATCCAAGTCGGTGCCGTTCGCAAGAGTGCTTTTCGCCCTGGGCATCCGCTATGTCGGAGAATCCACGGCCAAGGAGATAGCCGCCCATTTCGGAAATATCGACGGAGTCATGGCGGCCAGCCGGGAGCAGCTGCTGGAAGTGAATGATATCGGAGAAGTGATAGCCGACAGCATAGTGGCGTTCTTTGCGGATGAAAAGCATCGCATCGAGATCCAGAGACTGAAGGCCGCAGGGCTGCAGTTCTCGAACGAAGAGAAGACAGCCGCGTCGGACAAGCTTGCTGGCATGAGCATAGTGATCTCCGGCAATTTCAGCATATCCAGGGATGAAATGAAGGCCCTGATCGAGAGCAACGGCGGCAAGAACAGCTCTTCCGTAAGCGGGAAGACGTCTTTCCTGCTCGCAGGAGAGAAACCGGGCCCGGAGAAGATCAAAAAGGCCGGCGAACTCGGAGTCAAGATTGTCTCCGAAGCTGAATTTATGGAAATGATACCTCAGCCGGCCGTTCCGGAAGAGGAAGAAGATACGGAACCGAACCTGTTTGCAGGAATGATATAGAATGAGTTATTCGGAATTTACACCAAAGGATTACGAAGTAATCGAGCGCGAATTCGCCGACCTCCAGGAGGCCGCCAGAAAGCGGTGTCGACAGGAGTCTGAGATGGACTTCATCCAGAGAGCCTTCGAATTTGCGAATGAAGCGCACAAAAATGTCAGAAGACGCTCCGGAGAGCCTTATATGCTGCACCCTATCGCTGTGGCCAAGATAGTCGTAAGCGATATCGGACTGGGATATAAGTCCATTTCGGCTGCTCTGCTGCATGATGTCGTGGAAGATACCGATTATACCGTCGACGATATACGCCGTTTCTTTGGAGACAAGGTCGCATCCCTGGTGGACGGATTGACAAAGATCAAGAACGTCCTCGACTCGCACGACAAGACCAGGAACGACGCCGAGTTCGCAAAAAGCATGCAGGCGGAGAACTTCAAGCGCATACTTCTGACGATGAACGACGACGTCCGCGTAGTCCTGATCAAGCTTGCAGACCGTCTTCACAATTGCCGCACCATCGAATACATGCCGGAATACAAGAGGGACAAGATCCTGAGCGAGACAATGTTCATCTTCATCCCGCTGGCGCACAGGCTCGGTCTATACGAGGTCAAGTCCGAGATGGAGAATATCTGGCTCAGGTACAAGGAGCCGGATGCCTATAACGAAATCTCCCAGAAGATCAACCGCAACATCTCCGACAGGGCAAAGGACATCGATGAATTCATAAAGCCTATCGAAGAGACCCTGACAGCGGGCGGCTTCGATTTCAGCGTGCGGAAACGCGTCAAGACCCCATATTCGATATGGAGGAAGATGCAGACCAAGAACATCCCGTTCGAGCAGGTATATGACCTTTATGCGATCAGGATAATCTTTACTCCGGATGCCAACAGCAAAGATACCGAGCGAGACCAGTGCCACCACGTATTCTCCAGGATAACAGGTATTTACAGATACAAGCCGGACAGAGTCCGCGACTGGGTAGTCCAGCCTAAGAGCAACGGCTACGAAGCCCTCCACTGTACCCTGCAGAGCAAGAAGGGTATCTGGATCGAGGTCCAGATCAGGACCAGGCGAATGGATGACATCGCAGAAAAGGGTATCGCAGCCCACTGGGCCTACAAGAGAGAAGGATATGTTGGAGAGAATGACAGCGAGATGGAGAAGTGGCTCAACAAGATTAAGGAGATACTTGTCAGCCCGGACATCAACGCCCTCGAGCTGCTGGACATCATCCACAACGACCTCACCACATACGACATCGTGATCTTCACCCCTAAGGGAGAGCAGAAATCCATCCAGAAAGGTTCAACGGCCCTGGATTTCGCATATCAGATCCACTCGAAGATCGGAGAAAAGGCAATCGCCGCCAAGATAAACATGAAGCTGGTACCGCTGTCAGCTACCATTCACAGCGGAGACACGGTCGAAATCATCACCGCCGGCACCGGCGAGCCTAAGGCCGAATGGCTGTCCTTCCTTCAGACGAGACACGCCAAGAACAAGGTCCTGGACTTCTTCAGGAAAGACTACGAGAACATAGTCGCAGCTGCCCGCGCGAAACTCGACGAGGAACTTGCTGTCTCAGGACGCAAGTACAAGGAACATATTGCCGGCAAGATTGCAGCCGAAATGGGCTACAACAACGCCGGAGAAATGCTTTTCCGCTACGGACTCGGCATGATAAGGTTCGAGGACATGGACAAGCACTCCTCGGAGAACCAGCCTGTAGCGATCGACAGGAAGAATATCGACCGCAATTCACTTGTCATCGGCTCGAGGAACGATACTCATAAATACATAATCGCTTCATGCTGTCGGCCGATCCCGGGCGATCCTATCGTCGGCTTCCTAGCTCCAGACGGCACGATCACGGTACACAAGAAGACATGCGTAGAGGCTGAGTCGCTTGCGGCGCGGCACGGAGATTGGATAGTCATGCCGAAGTGGGAGACAGATTCCCTCAATCAGGACTTCCTTATACGCATAAGTTTAAGAGGCGTCGACCGTCTCGGAATCCTTAACGAAATTACGAATTATATTTCCCTATCGCTGGGAGTTAACATAAAGAGACTGAATCTGGGTACGGAGCAGGGCATCTTCGACGGCTACATCGACGTGCTCGTCCGCGAAAAGTCCGTGCTTGAGGACATGATTTCGCACCTGCGCCAGATAAACGGCGTCCAGACAGTCCAGAGAACAGACATTGTATAATGAACAATAAGATAAGCAGACTTATTCCCGCCCTGGGAGTTGCGGCGGTGCTGGGTTCGATGATTTTCTCGCACTCATGCGCCAATACGACCCAGGCTCCTTCCGGCGGACCGAAAGATACGATTCCTCCGTACATAGTCAATATCAGTCCCCTTCCAGGGACTGTCAACGTTCCTGTCCACGGGACAAAGGTCGTATTCACGTTCGATGAATATGTAACAGTGAAGGACCCTAAGGGCATCTTCCTGTCCCCTCCCCAGAGCAAGCCGCCACGCTACCGTATGCGAGGCAAGAGTCTGGTCGTCTTTTTCGAATCGGACCTTGACAGCAACACCACGTATACCCTCGACCTTACTGGAGCTATAGCAGACAATAACGAGGGCAATATGTTTCCCGGATACACCCTGACATTCTCTACCGGAAAGAACATAGATTCCATGGCCGTCACCGGGACCGTGCTGGACTGCAATACCCTTCAGCCTGTCAAGGGAGCTACAGTCATGCTGTACAGGGACCTTTCCGACACCGCAGTATTCAGCCACAGGCCTGACATGGCCGTGAAGACTGACGACTGGGGCTTCTTCGCGATCAGGAACGTCGCCGACGCGGAATTCCGCCTGTACGCCATAACAGACGATATCGGAAACAACATATACGATGCCGATGCCGACAAGATAGCGTTCTGCGACAGCATTATAAGGCCGGTGATGGTCGTCAGCGACACCCTGCCGGAGCTTCTGAAGTACGATATGAAGGATACCCTTCATTGCATGGCCAGAAAAGCCGAGCACGAAATGTATCTTTTCCGTGACCAGACCTCCGACCAGAGGATAAAGGATAACGCCCTGATCGACGACCGCTCGTATTATGTTTCTTTCATGGCCCCCAACGCTACGATAGATTCGCTCTGGATAAGGAATATTCCGCAGAGAAAACTCATAATGGAGTTCAACAATCAGAGGGATTCTCTGCTGATATGGATTAACGAAAGGAATGTGAAGCGCCTTCCTGATACTCTCCACATGTTTGTGGACTATCTCAGGACCGACGACAGCCTGAAGACTCTGCTTCCTCATACGGAGCACCTGAAGATATCCCGTGCCGCCAGCAAGGCTGCGGCCAGAAATAATCGTGGAAAGATAAAGAAAGAGGATACCCTGTGCGTATATACCCTCAAGGCCGAGCCGGAGAATGTCGAGCAGTACGGTTTCTCCATGGAATTCAAGTACCCGATAATCAATGAGGATTTCAGCTCCCTTTCTCTCCGGTCCGTCAATCCGCGCCAGCAGGAGAAAGCGATGAAATTTACTGTCGAGAGAGACAGTCTCAACCTGCGCAAGTATTCGATAATGCCGGAAGGTAAACTCCAGACCGGATATGAATATATCCTGAAGGTGCCAAACAGGAAGTTCAGGGATATCACCGGTTTCTGGAATGACAGTACCGAAGTAAAGGTAAGTCTGCCTAAGGATGACAAACTCAGCACCCTTATCCTGGACCTGAAGAATGTCGGCCATACCTATTCAGTCGATCTTCTGAATGAAAAAAGAGACAAGGTGCTCCGCAATTTCGTGATAGATTCCGACAGGAAACTCACCTTCCCATACCTCAAGTCCGGCAAATACTCGATAAGGATTACCGAGGACCTGAACGGCAACGGCAAGGTAGATACCGGAAATCTCTCGGAAAAACGCCAGCCTGAAAGGGTGAAGTTCTACAAACTCAGGGACGGGTCTTATGTACTTGACATATTGGAAGCGA
This window harbors:
- a CDS encoding 6-phosphofructokinase 1, encoding MKDSIIILCGGGPAPGMNTVVFSVAKTFLSNGYRVIGLHGGYSGLFSKNPRTEDIDFFKADAYFNRGGSYLQMSRFKPTDNDFQENFNLSLFQENNIKLLITVGGDDTASTANRIAKFLEAKNYPIRNIHVPKTIDNDLPLPNNAPTFGFNSAKDEGAHLARTVYEDARTSGNWLIISAMGRSAGHLALGIGEATHCPMTIIPEMFNKTAITLDKIVRLALSTIIKRSILGIHYGTVVVAEGVFHDLDPEEIKNAGVNLTYDEHGHPELGKISKAVLFNDILEKEFKKIGLKVKTRPVEIGYDVRCQDPIAFDLTYCSELAMGAYELFKNGETGCMVYVDQDGNSHPLYLKDLQNAEGKIPPRRVNIEGGTSQNYYSHICHYVSAADYEAAKAYVKNPEDYDFKKILNW
- a CDS encoding DNA ligase (NAD+), which codes for MNREQAQKRIAELKVILEENSRKYYVENAPTMSDYEYDQLMHELESLEDEYPEFITADSPARRVGSDLVKEFKQYPHKYPMLSLGNTYSISEIEEFAERATKSLDTKFTYSCELKFDGTAICLTYRDGKLFRALTRGDGIVGDDVTANVRKISNIPQKLSGTGWPEEFEIRGEILMPFASFDALNEQRLRDEDQPFANPRNAASGSLKLLDPEEVGRRGLWCTLYHIPSQSATFETHDAALNAAASWGLPVSDKRRICKDINEIEEYINYWDTARKSLPYATDGIVIKINEMACQRLLGFTAKFPRWAVAYKFKAEEAVTKLLSIDYQVGRTGAVTPVANLDPVLLSGTMVKRATLNNADQMALMDIRVGDYVHVEKGGEIIPKITGVEESMREAGTVAPVFPTECPDCHTKLVRPEGEARWFCPNVDGCPTQIKGRLVHFLGRKAMNVIAGDATIDQMFNLGLVRTPADLYDLRKADLLTLDGWKDKSATRFLASLRESKSVPFARVLFALGIRYVGESTAKEIAAHFGNIDGVMAASREQLLEVNDIGEVIADSIVAFFADEKHRIEIQRLKAAGLQFSNEEKTAASDKLAGMSIVISGNFSISRDEMKALIESNGGKNSSSVSGKTSFLLAGEKPGPEKIKKAGELGVKIVSEAEFMEMIPQPAVPEEEEDTEPNLFAGMI
- a CDS encoding GTP pyrophosphokinase, with the protein product MSYSEFTPKDYEVIEREFADLQEAARKRCRQESEMDFIQRAFEFANEAHKNVRRRSGEPYMLHPIAVAKIVVSDIGLGYKSISAALLHDVVEDTDYTVDDIRRFFGDKVASLVDGLTKIKNVLDSHDKTRNDAEFAKSMQAENFKRILLTMNDDVRVVLIKLADRLHNCRTIEYMPEYKRDKILSETMFIFIPLAHRLGLYEVKSEMENIWLRYKEPDAYNEISQKINRNISDRAKDIDEFIKPIEETLTAGGFDFSVRKRVKTPYSIWRKMQTKNIPFEQVYDLYAIRIIFTPDANSKDTERDQCHHVFSRITGIYRYKPDRVRDWVVQPKSNGYEALHCTLQSKKGIWIEVQIRTRRMDDIAEKGIAAHWAYKREGYVGENDSEMEKWLNKIKEILVSPDINALELLDIIHNDLTTYDIVIFTPKGEQKSIQKGSTALDFAYQIHSKIGEKAIAAKINMKLVPLSATIHSGDTVEIITAGTGEPKAEWLSFLQTRHAKNKVLDFFRKDYENIVAAARAKLDEELAVSGRKYKEHIAGKIAAEMGYNNAGEMLFRYGLGMIRFEDMDKHSSENQPVAIDRKNIDRNSLVIGSRNDTHKYIIASCCRPIPGDPIVGFLAPDGTITVHKKTCVEAESLAARHGDWIVMPKWETDSLNQDFLIRISLRGVDRLGILNEITNYISLSLGVNIKRLNLGTEQGIFDGYIDVLVREKSVLEDMISHLRQINGVQTVQRTDIV
- a CDS encoding Ig-like domain-containing protein — its product is MNNKISRLIPALGVAAVLGSMIFSHSCANTTQAPSGGPKDTIPPYIVNISPLPGTVNVPVHGTKVVFTFDEYVTVKDPKGIFLSPPQSKPPRYRMRGKSLVVFFESDLDSNTTYTLDLTGAIADNNEGNMFPGYTLTFSTGKNIDSMAVTGTVLDCNTLQPVKGATVMLYRDLSDTAVFSHRPDMAVKTDDWGFFAIRNVADAEFRLYAITDDIGNNIYDADADKIAFCDSIIRPVMVVSDTLPELLKYDMKDTLHCMARKAEHEMYLFRDQTSDQRIKDNALIDDRSYYVSFMAPNATIDSLWIRNIPQRKLIMEFNNQRDSLLIWINERNVKRLPDTLHMFVDYLRTDDSLKTLLPHTEHLKISRAASKAAARNNRGKIKKEDTLCVYTLKAEPENVEQYGFSMEFKYPIINEDFSSLSLRSVNPRQQEKAMKFTVERDSLNLRKYSIMPEGKLQTGYEYILKVPNRKFRDITGFWNDSTEVKVSLPKDDKLSTLILDLKNVGHTYSVDLLNEKRDKVLRNFVIDSDRKLTFPYLKSGKYSIRITEDLNGNGKVDTGNLSEKRQPERVKFYKLRDGSYVLDILEATEMEQKIDLTKLFE